The following proteins are co-located in the Pontiella desulfatans genome:
- a CDS encoding NIPSNAP family protein gives MKRRSFSATSLLACIAATAGAGPKAHRQFYELRRYLLDSADGQKALETFFKDVGIPAFNRAGIRSVGVFKELEGEGLDLYLLLPFDSLDAFASLSGRLAADTTYRTDGAAILDAGKKNAPFLRMESTLMEAFDRLPTLRVPQKKDGRIYELRQYESASFTHAQSKVEMFNSGGEIDIFLETGLDPVFFGRSLSGARLPNLTYMLSFDDMAAHDANWDAFKQHPEWNRIKALPQYKGTVSNITKTFLKATDYSQI, from the coding sequence ATGAAAAGAAGAAGTTTTTCCGCAACCAGCCTGCTGGCCTGCATCGCCGCAACCGCCGGCGCCGGGCCCAAGGCCCACAGGCAATTCTATGAACTCAGGCGCTATTTGCTCGATAGCGCCGATGGGCAGAAGGCCCTCGAAACCTTTTTCAAGGATGTTGGGATTCCCGCGTTCAACCGGGCGGGCATCCGGTCGGTCGGCGTGTTCAAGGAGCTGGAAGGCGAGGGGCTTGATCTTTACCTGCTGCTGCCCTTCGATTCGCTGGATGCGTTTGCCTCGCTCTCCGGGCGGCTGGCGGCCGATACCACATACCGCACCGATGGCGCGGCGATCCTGGACGCCGGAAAGAAGAACGCACCCTTCCTGCGGATGGAAAGCACCCTGATGGAAGCGTTCGACCGCTTGCCGACGCTGCGGGTTCCGCAAAAGAAGGACGGCCGGATCTACGAACTCCGCCAGTATGAAAGCGCCAGCTTCACCCACGCGCAAAGCAAGGTGGAAATGTTCAACAGCGGCGGCGAAATCGACATTTTCCTGGAGACCGGGCTCGATCCCGTTTTTTTTGGAAGAAGCCTCTCCGGGGCCCGGCTGCCCAATCTCACCTATATGCTTTCGTTCGACGACATGGCCGCCCACGATGCCAACTGGGATGCGTTCAAGCAACATCCCGAATGGAACCGCATCAAGGCGCTCCCGCAATACAAAGGCACCGTTTCGAACATCACCAAGACCTTCCTGAAAGCCACGGACTACTCCCAAATCTAA
- a CDS encoding RluA family pseudouridine synthase: MIVRETHLVPQGVQAMRLSDYARTAFQAIPSRKGIAKAIKRGEIHIDGAPGQSGDWIQAGQTLELVDLQQRIPKTYRMPLEVVCEDDHLAVINKPPGIEVSGNKFKTIENALAANLAPSPRADALPWPRPVHRLDYSTSGLLLVAKTAGAQCFLGHCFEQRRIHKCYCAVVMGPLPSPGRIAEPINGLPAESRYEPLETVSSLQSGHLTRVNLFPETGRTHQLRIHMASIGHPIVGDQKYGEAGNILKGKGLFLAAVELRFPHPATQQEMKIAMEIPHKFGALLHREQARWDKFKHES; the protein is encoded by the coding sequence ATGATCGTCCGCGAAACCCATCTCGTTCCCCAAGGCGTGCAGGCCATGCGCTTGTCCGACTATGCGCGGACCGCCTTCCAAGCCATCCCGTCGCGCAAGGGCATCGCCAAGGCGATCAAGCGCGGCGAAATCCATATCGACGGCGCGCCCGGGCAAAGCGGCGACTGGATCCAGGCCGGGCAGACCCTGGAGCTGGTGGATCTCCAGCAACGAATCCCCAAAACCTACCGGATGCCGTTGGAGGTGGTTTGCGAGGACGACCATCTCGCGGTCATCAACAAGCCGCCGGGCATCGAAGTGAGCGGGAACAAATTCAAGACCATCGAAAACGCCCTGGCCGCAAACCTGGCGCCTTCGCCCCGCGCCGACGCCCTCCCGTGGCCGCGGCCGGTACACCGGCTCGACTATTCCACCAGCGGACTCCTGCTCGTGGCAAAAACCGCCGGCGCGCAATGCTTCCTCGGGCACTGCTTCGAGCAACGCCGCATCCACAAATGCTATTGCGCCGTGGTGATGGGGCCGCTGCCGTCGCCCGGGCGGATCGCGGAACCCATCAACGGCCTGCCGGCCGAGAGCCGATACGAGCCGCTCGAAACCGTCTCCTCCCTGCAAAGCGGCCACCTCACACGGGTGAACCTGTTTCCCGAGACAGGCCGCACCCACCAGCTTCGCATCCACATGGCCTCCATCGGGCACCCGATCGTCGGCGACCAAAAATATGGGGAGGCCGGCAACATCCTCAAAGGCAAAGGGCTGTTCCTCGCCGCGGTCGAGCTGCGCTTCCCGCACCCCGCAACGCAGCAGGAAATGAAGATCGCCATGGAGATCCCGCACAAATTCGGCGCATTGCTGCACCGCGAGCAAGCGCGTTGGGACAAGTTCAAGCACGAGTCTTGA